Proteins co-encoded in one Gossypium arboreum isolate Shixiya-1 chromosome 11, ASM2569848v2, whole genome shotgun sequence genomic window:
- the LOC108473690 gene encoding cytokinesis protein sepH-like isoform X1 has translation MTKMEQFRQIGEALGSLKALMVFRDNIQINQRQCILLLDIFYSAYKSIADEMKDNLKFEERNLKWKVLEMPLRELHRIFKEGEAYIKESLESKDWWVKAITLYQNTDCVELHISNLLSCIPVVIEAIESAAEVSGWEQDEMQKKKRVYSNKYHKEWIDPELFQWKFAKQYLITQDFCNRIDNVWKEDRWILKNKIQEKENSRLRKQERKLADLLLRNLDSSKSLKDKLLPSSILLGWKDYQVRRRLGNGSQYKEVYWLGESFILKHIIGDVEAVASDISSLLSLSHPNILHFLCGFTDEEKKECLLLMELAHKSLCDCIKETCGPRKRTSFCLPVTVDLMLQIARGMEYLHSNKIYHGDLNPSSIYVKLRGTSSEGYMQAKVSGFGLSSIPQRGAANQNETQSFIWHAPEVLEEQERPGSKVKLKFTGKADVYSFGMICFQLLTGKVPFEDGHLQGDKMSRNIRAGERPLFPFKPPKSITSLIKRCWHADPDLRPNFLSICRILRYIKRSLLMNPDYNSQSELPEPLVDYCDIDMRLQRIFPTWETPNPLSTSQIPFQMFVYRVLEKDKTGVPLKDTSESGSDRNSASGDENVTTDELYTSATDRSMPSPEPLPRINTTMKKSADIRTKHPVTPKARSTRPPMNQRVRSFRMSSESQLLLVSPRLRRSSSGHVSDSELS, from the exons ATG ACCAAAATGGAGCAATTTCGGCAGATAGGGGAGGCTTTAGGAAGTTTGAAGGCATTAATGGTTTTTCGTGACAACATCCAAATTAACCAGAGGCAATGCATTTTGTTACTAGATATTTTTTATTCTGCATACAAATCGATAGCAGATGAAATGAAAGATAACCTGAAATTCGAAGAGAGGAACTTGAAATGGAAAGTTCTTGAAATGCCATTGAGAGAGCTCCACAGGATTTTCAAAGAAGGGGAAGCCTACATCAAGGAAAGCTTGGAATCTAAAGACTGGTGGGTTAAAGCCATAACTCTCTATCAGAATACTGACTGCGTTGAGTTGCATATCAGTAACTTGCTTTCCTGCATTCCGGTTGTCATTGAAGCAATCGAATCTGCAGCCGAAGTGTCCGGTTGGGAACAAGATGAAATGCAAAAGAAAAAACGGGTATACTCCAATAAGTACCATAAAGAATGGATTGATCCTGAACTTTTCCAATGGAAATTTGCAAAGCAGTATCTTATTACTCAAGATTTTTGCAATAGGATCGACAATGTCTGGAAAGAAGATAGATGGATCCTTAAAAACAAAATCCAGGAAAAGGAAAACTCAAGGTTGAGAAAGCAGGAGAGAAAACTTGCTGATTTGCTTTTGAGAAACTTAGATAGTTCAAAATCTTTAAAAGATAAGCTTTTACCGAGTTCAATTCTATTGGGGTGGAAGGACTATCAGGTTAGACGGCGGCTCGGTAATGGGAGTCAATACAAGGAGGTTTACTGGTTAGGTGAAAGCTTTATTCTGAAACACATAATTGGAGATGTAGAAGCAGTAGCTTCTGATATTTCTTCATTATTATCTCTTTCCCACCCAAACATACTGCATTTCCTTTGTGGATTCACTGATGAAGAAAAGAAGGAATGCCTTTTGCTCATGGAACTAGCACATAAAAGCCTCTGCGACTGCATAAAAGAAACTTGCGGCCCAAGAAAGCGAACGTCGTTTTGTCTTCCGGTCACTGTTGATCTAATGCTTCAGATTGCAAGGGGAATGGAATATCTACACTCAAATAAAATCTACCATGGTGACTTAAATCCTTCCAGCATTTATGTTAAGCTGAGAGGAACATCTTCGGAAGGGTACATGCAGGCGAAAgtttcgggatttggcttgtcTTCAATACCTCAGAGGGGAGCAGCGAACCAGAATGAAACACAGTCATTCATTTGGCATGCACCAGAGGTTCTAGAGGAGCAAGAACGGCCAGGAAGTAAAGTGAAATTAAAGTTCACTGGAAAAGCAGATGTGTATAGCTTTGGAATGATTTGCTTTCAGCTTCTAACTGGAAAAGTCCCATTCGAAGATGGCCATCTTCAAGGGGACAAAATGAGCCGAAACATAAGAGCAGGGGAGAGGCCATTGTTTCCTTTCAAGCCACCAAAATCTATAACAAGCTTGATCAAGAGATGTTGGCATGCGGATCCGGATCTAAGGCCTAACTTCCTATCCATCTGCAGAATTCTTCGGTATATAAAACGGTCACTTCTAATGAACCCTGATTATAACAGTCAGTCGGAGTTACCGGAGCCGCTTGTGGATTACTGTGACATTGATATGAGGCTTCAACGGATATTCCCCACATGGGAAACTCCCAATCCATTATCCACATCACAAATCCCTTTTCAGATGTTTGTTTATAGAGTATTGGAAAAGGACAAAACAGGAGTTCCTCTCAAAGACACTTCGGAATCGGGAAGCGACAGAAATTCGGCTAGTGGCGATGAAAATGTCACTACTGATGAGCTATACACATCAGCAACTGACAGGTCCATGCCTTCACCTGAACCACTGCCTAGGATAAATACTACAATGAAAAAATCTGCAGATATTAGAACAAAACATCCAG TGACACCTAAAGCAAGATCAACAAGACCTCCAATGAATCAGCGTGTCCGCAGTTTCAGAATGAGTTCAGAAAGCCAGCTGCTCCTAGTGAGCCCCAGACTACGGAGATCATCATCCGGCCATGTCTCAGACTCTGAGCTCTCCTAG
- the LOC108473690 gene encoding cytokinesis protein sepH-like isoform X2: MEQFRQIGEALGSLKALMVFRDNIQINQRQCILLLDIFYSAYKSIADEMKDNLKFEERNLKWKVLEMPLRELHRIFKEGEAYIKESLESKDWWVKAITLYQNTDCVELHISNLLSCIPVVIEAIESAAEVSGWEQDEMQKKKRVYSNKYHKEWIDPELFQWKFAKQYLITQDFCNRIDNVWKEDRWILKNKIQEKENSRLRKQERKLADLLLRNLDSSKSLKDKLLPSSILLGWKDYQVRRRLGNGSQYKEVYWLGESFILKHIIGDVEAVASDISSLLSLSHPNILHFLCGFTDEEKKECLLLMELAHKSLCDCIKETCGPRKRTSFCLPVTVDLMLQIARGMEYLHSNKIYHGDLNPSSIYVKLRGTSSEGYMQAKVSGFGLSSIPQRGAANQNETQSFIWHAPEVLEEQERPGSKVKLKFTGKADVYSFGMICFQLLTGKVPFEDGHLQGDKMSRNIRAGERPLFPFKPPKSITSLIKRCWHADPDLRPNFLSICRILRYIKRSLLMNPDYNSQSELPEPLVDYCDIDMRLQRIFPTWETPNPLSTSQIPFQMFVYRVLEKDKTGVPLKDTSESGSDRNSASGDENVTTDELYTSATDRSMPSPEPLPRINTTMKKSADIRTKHPVTPKARSTRPPMNQRVRSFRMSSESQLLLVSPRLRRSSSGHVSDSELS, translated from the exons ATGGAGCAATTTCGGCAGATAGGGGAGGCTTTAGGAAGTTTGAAGGCATTAATGGTTTTTCGTGACAACATCCAAATTAACCAGAGGCAATGCATTTTGTTACTAGATATTTTTTATTCTGCATACAAATCGATAGCAGATGAAATGAAAGATAACCTGAAATTCGAAGAGAGGAACTTGAAATGGAAAGTTCTTGAAATGCCATTGAGAGAGCTCCACAGGATTTTCAAAGAAGGGGAAGCCTACATCAAGGAAAGCTTGGAATCTAAAGACTGGTGGGTTAAAGCCATAACTCTCTATCAGAATACTGACTGCGTTGAGTTGCATATCAGTAACTTGCTTTCCTGCATTCCGGTTGTCATTGAAGCAATCGAATCTGCAGCCGAAGTGTCCGGTTGGGAACAAGATGAAATGCAAAAGAAAAAACGGGTATACTCCAATAAGTACCATAAAGAATGGATTGATCCTGAACTTTTCCAATGGAAATTTGCAAAGCAGTATCTTATTACTCAAGATTTTTGCAATAGGATCGACAATGTCTGGAAAGAAGATAGATGGATCCTTAAAAACAAAATCCAGGAAAAGGAAAACTCAAGGTTGAGAAAGCAGGAGAGAAAACTTGCTGATTTGCTTTTGAGAAACTTAGATAGTTCAAAATCTTTAAAAGATAAGCTTTTACCGAGTTCAATTCTATTGGGGTGGAAGGACTATCAGGTTAGACGGCGGCTCGGTAATGGGAGTCAATACAAGGAGGTTTACTGGTTAGGTGAAAGCTTTATTCTGAAACACATAATTGGAGATGTAGAAGCAGTAGCTTCTGATATTTCTTCATTATTATCTCTTTCCCACCCAAACATACTGCATTTCCTTTGTGGATTCACTGATGAAGAAAAGAAGGAATGCCTTTTGCTCATGGAACTAGCACATAAAAGCCTCTGCGACTGCATAAAAGAAACTTGCGGCCCAAGAAAGCGAACGTCGTTTTGTCTTCCGGTCACTGTTGATCTAATGCTTCAGATTGCAAGGGGAATGGAATATCTACACTCAAATAAAATCTACCATGGTGACTTAAATCCTTCCAGCATTTATGTTAAGCTGAGAGGAACATCTTCGGAAGGGTACATGCAGGCGAAAgtttcgggatttggcttgtcTTCAATACCTCAGAGGGGAGCAGCGAACCAGAATGAAACACAGTCATTCATTTGGCATGCACCAGAGGTTCTAGAGGAGCAAGAACGGCCAGGAAGTAAAGTGAAATTAAAGTTCACTGGAAAAGCAGATGTGTATAGCTTTGGAATGATTTGCTTTCAGCTTCTAACTGGAAAAGTCCCATTCGAAGATGGCCATCTTCAAGGGGACAAAATGAGCCGAAACATAAGAGCAGGGGAGAGGCCATTGTTTCCTTTCAAGCCACCAAAATCTATAACAAGCTTGATCAAGAGATGTTGGCATGCGGATCCGGATCTAAGGCCTAACTTCCTATCCATCTGCAGAATTCTTCGGTATATAAAACGGTCACTTCTAATGAACCCTGATTATAACAGTCAGTCGGAGTTACCGGAGCCGCTTGTGGATTACTGTGACATTGATATGAGGCTTCAACGGATATTCCCCACATGGGAAACTCCCAATCCATTATCCACATCACAAATCCCTTTTCAGATGTTTGTTTATAGAGTATTGGAAAAGGACAAAACAGGAGTTCCTCTCAAAGACACTTCGGAATCGGGAAGCGACAGAAATTCGGCTAGTGGCGATGAAAATGTCACTACTGATGAGCTATACACATCAGCAACTGACAGGTCCATGCCTTCACCTGAACCACTGCCTAGGATAAATACTACAATGAAAAAATCTGCAGATATTAGAACAAAACATCCAG TGACACCTAAAGCAAGATCAACAAGACCTCCAATGAATCAGCGTGTCCGCAGTTTCAGAATGAGTTCAGAAAGCCAGCTGCTCCTAGTGAGCCCCAGACTACGGAGATCATCATCCGGCCATGTCTCAGACTCTGAGCTCTCCTAG
- the LOC108470624 gene encoding arabinogalactan protein 20, with protein sequence MAVISFRGLMRVVTIFALIFAIVSPKVEAQSAAPAPSPTSDGTSIDQGIAYVLMLVALVLTYLIHPLDASSYTF encoded by the exons ATGGCAGTCATTTCTTTCAGGGGTCTTATGAGAGTTGTGACCATCTTTGCTCTTATTTTTGCTATTGTCTCACCCAAAGTTGAAGCTCAGTCTGCTGCACCTGCTCCTTCTCCTACAAGTGATG GAACTTCAATTGACCAAGGGATTGCTTACGTTCTGATGCTTGTGGCACTGGTGCTTACATACCTTATCCACCCTCTAGACGCATCCTCCTACACCTTTTAA
- the LOC108474132 gene encoding tubulin gamma-1 chain isoform X1: MPREIITLQVGQCGNQIGMEFWKQLCLEHGISKEGILEDFATQGGDRKDVFFYQADDQHYIPRALLIDLEPRVINGIQNSEYKNLYNHENIFVSDHGGGAGNNWASGYHQGKGVEEDIMDMIDREADGSDSLEGFVLCHSIAGGTGSGMGSYLLEALNDRYSKKLVQTYSVFPNQMETSDVVVQPYNSLLTLKRLTLNADCVVVLDNTALNRIAVERLHLSNPTFAQTNSLVSTVMSASTTTLRYPGYMNNDLVGLLASLIPTPRCHFLMTGYTPLTVERQANVIRKTTVLDVMRRLLQTKNIMVSSYARTKEASQAKYISILNIIQGEVDPTQVHESLQRIRERKLVNFIEWGPASIQVALSRKSPYVQTAHRVSGLMLASHTSIRHLFSKCLSQYEKLRKKQAFLDNYRKFPMFADNDLSEFDESRDIIESLVDEYKACESPDYIKWGMEDPDNLTGEGNASGTLDPKLAV, encoded by the exons atgcCGAGAGAAATCATAACACTGCAGGTGGGACAATGCGGGAACCAGATCGGAATGGAGTTTTGGAAACAGCTCTGCCTCGAACACGGCATcagtaaagaaggcattcttgAAGATTTCGCTACTCAg GGAGGTGACAGGAAAGATGTATTTTTCTACCAAGCTGACGATCAGCACTATATACCACGTGCTTTACTCATAGATTTGGAACCTAGAGTAATTAATGGAATTCAAAATAGTGAATACAAAAATCTATACAATCACGAAAACATCTTTGTTTCTGATCATGGTGGAGGTGCTGGAAACAACTGGGCCAGTGGATATCATCAG GGAAAGGGTGTTGAAGAGGATATAATGGACATGATTGACAGAGAAGCTGATGGAAGTGATAGTCTTGAGGGTTTTGTTCTCTGTCATTCGATTGCTGGAGGGACAGGCTCAG GTATGGGTTCCTATCTGTTGGAGGCTCTGAATGACCGCTACAGCAAGAAGCTGGTTCAGACTTATAGTGTATTTCCTAACCAGATGGAGACAAGTGATGTGGTGGTCCAGCCGTACAACTCACTTTTGACACTCAAACGACTAACGTTAAATGCTGATTGTGTTGTTGTTCTTGACAATACTGCACTCAATAGAATTGCTGTAGAACGTTTACATCTAAGTAATCCTACATTTGCTCAAACAAATTCTTTGGTTTCCACTGTGATGTCTGCAAGCACAACTACATTGCGGTATCCAGGGTATATGAACAACGATTTGGTTGGTCTTCTTGCCTCTTTAATTCCAACCCCAAGATGTCATTTTCTTATGACAGGTTACACACCACTTACAGTGGAGCGCCAG GCCAATGTGATTCGCAAAACTACTGTCCTTGATGTTATGAGAAGACTTCTCCAG ACAAAAAATATTATGGTTTCCTCTTATGCGCGCACAAAAGAAGCTAGCCAAGCAAAGTATATCTCCATACTGAATATCATTCAAGGGGAAGTAGATCCTACTCAG GTGCATGAAAGTTTACAAAGGATTCGTGAAAGAAAGCTAGTAAATTTTATTGAATGGGGTCCTGCAAGTATTCAG GTTGCTCTTTCTAGAAAGTCCCCATATGTCCAGACTGCCCATAGG GTGAGTGGTCTTATGCTAGCAAGTCATACCAGTATCCGACACCTCTTCAGCAAATGTTTGAGCCAGTATGAGAAGTTGAGAAAGAAGCAAGCATTTCTTGACAATTATCGGAAGTTCCCAATGTTTGCT GACAATGACCTTTCTGAGTTTGATGAATCAAGGGACATAATTGAAAGTTTGGTTGACGAATACAAGGCTTGTGAGTCACCAGATTATATCAAATGGGGAATGGAG GATCCTGACAATTTAACTGGAGAAGGAAATGCCTCAGGAACACTGGATCCGAAATTGGCTGTGTGA
- the LOC108470623 gene encoding mitochondrial carrier protein MTM1, producing the protein MVSSRQGFPSWISAASATRVDFEGNADNMLKTAHDDSTTQKPKAVADVNLSFEERAFSAAGAAFISAIIVNPLDVAKTRLQAQAAGVPYKTCFETNTMFPDMRSSQSCSRLVVGSEPLCPPECHRYTGTLDVFYEVIRQEGFARLWRGTNASLALAVPTVGIYMPCYDIFRDSMEEFTTNNAPTLTPYVPLVAGVFARSLACISCYPIELARTRMQAFKETKSGIKPAGVWKTLVGVINPVTSTNCIQNLQNYRILWTGLSSQLARDVPFSAICWATLEPIRRKLLVSVGDEAGAGSILGANFAAGFVAGSIAAAVTCPLDVAKTRWQIEKDPVKSLKMTTRQTLREIWRDGGMKGLLAGLGPRVGRTGPSVGIVVSFYEVVKFALHYRHEDHE; encoded by the exons ATGGTAAGCTCGAGGCAGGGGTTTCCTTCATGGATAAGTGCTGCCTCCGCCACCAGAGTTGATTTTGAAGGAAACGCTGATAACATGTTGAAAACTGCCCACGACGATTCTACAACCCAAAAGCCTAAAGCTGTAGCCGACGTCAATTTGAGCTTCGAAGAGAGGGCTTTCTCTGCCGCAGGTGCCGCTTTTATTTCCGCCATCATCGTTAATCCTCTCGATGTCGCCAAG ACACGGTTGCAAGCACAGGCTGCTGGAGTTCCTTACAAGACCTGCTTTGAAACAAATACG ATGTTCCCAGATATGAGAAGCTCTCAATCATGTTCGCGTTTGGTTGTTGGCTCTGAACCACTATGTCCCCCTGAGTGTCATAGGTACACTGGAACACTTGATGTTTTCTACGAAGTCATTCGTCAG GAAGGTTTTGCCAGACTGTGGAGAGGAACAAATGCAAGTTTAGCATTGGCTGTGCCTACT GTTGGCATTTACATGCCCTGCTATGACATTTTCCGCGATTCAATGGAGGAATTCACGACTAATAATGCTCCAACCTTGACCCCATATGTCCCATTGGTAGCAGGTGTATTTGCACGTTCTTTAGCCTGCATATCTTGTTATCCTATTGAACTGGCCAGGACCCGCATGCAG GCATTTAAAGAAACTAAAAGCGGTATCAAGCCTGCAGGCGTATGGAAGACATTAGTTGGAGTAATCAACCCAGTGACAAGCACAAATTGCATTCAAAACT TACAAAACTACCGCATCCTATGGACTGGCCTTAGTTCACAACTTGCTCGTGATGTTCCTTTCTCTGCAATCTGTTGGGCAACACTTGAGCCG ATCAGGAGAAAACTGCTTGTGTCAGTGGGTGATGAAGCTGGCGCAGGTAGCATCCTTGGGGCAAACTTTGCTGCTGGTTTTGTGGCAGGAAGCATTGCAGCAGCTGTTACCTGTCCCCTAGATGTTGCAAAGACCCGATGGCAGATAGAG AAAGATCCTGTCAAGTCATTAAAGATGACTACAAGACAAACTCTACGTGAAATTTGGAG GGATGGAGGGATGAAGGGGCTGCTTGCTGGACTTGGTCCTCGTGTTGGTCGCACTGGTCCGTCCGTGGGGATTGTTGTTTCATTTTATGAAGTTGTCAAGTTCGCTTTACATTACAGACATGAAGATCATGAGTGA
- the LOC108472756 gene encoding CMP-sialic acid transporter 1-like, protein MKWYIAALLTVLTSSQGILTTLSQSNGKYKYDYATVPFFAEVFKLIVSSVFLWRECKKLPPPKITTDWKTVRLFPIPSVIYLIHNNVQFATLMYVDISTYQIMGNLKIVTTGILFRLFLKKKLSNLQWMAIILLAVGTTTSQVKGCGEASCDSLFSAPIQGYMLGILSACLSALAGVYTEFLMKQNNDSLFWQNVQLYTFGAIFNMARLVVDDFRAGFEKGPWWQRLFNGYSITTWMVVLNLGSTGLLVSWLMKYADNIVKVYSTSMAMLLTMVLAVFLFGFKPTLQLFLGIIICMMSLHMYFAPPSMFVGLSPTVRSDPESLVIVSDDHKAES, encoded by the exons ATGAAGTGGTACATAGCAGCTCTCCTCACCGTCCTCACCAGTTCTCAG GGGATATTAACAACTCTATCGCAAAGCAATGGCAAATATAAATATGATTACGCCACCGTTCCTTTCTTTGCAGAGGTTTTTAAG CTTATTGTATCGAGTGTTTTTCTATGGAGAGAGTGTAAGAAACTGCCTCCTCCAAAAATTACAACGGATTGGAAAACTGTTCGATTGTTCCCCATTCCGTCTGTCATTTACTTAATACATAATAATGTCCAGTTTGCTACTCTTATGTATGTCGATATTTCGACGTATCAGATTATGGGCAATTTGAAGATTGTCACTACTGGAATTCTATTCAG GTTATTTCTTAAGAAGAAGCTATCTAATCTGCAGTGGATGGCGATCATTCTATTGGCGGTTGGAACAACCACGAGCCAG GTCAAAGGTTGTGGAGAGGCTTCATGTGATTCCCTCTTCTCAGCACCAATTCAAGGATACATGTTAGGAATTTTATCTGCTTGTCTTTCCGCATTGGCTGGCGTGTATACGGAGTTCTTGATGAAGCAAAACAATGATAGCTTATTCTGGCAGAATGTACAGTTGTACAC GTTTGGTGCAATTTTCAACATGGCACGGCTTGTAGTTGATGATTTTAGAGCTGGATTTGAGAAAGGACCTTGGTGGCAACGGCTGTTTAATGGGTACAGCATCACCACTTGGATGGTTGTGTTAAATCTAGGCTCTACTGGGCTTTTGGTTTCATGGTTAATGAAATATGCTGACAATATAGTCAAG GTATATTCCACATCGATGGCCATGCTATTGACAATGGTTCTTGCTGTGTTCCTCTTCGGTTTCAAGCCAACACTTCAG CTTTTCTTGGGAATCATTATTTGCATGATGTCTCTACATATGTATTTTGCTCCTCCAAGTATGTTTGTAGGCCTGTCTCCAACAGTTAGATCAGATCCAGAGAGCCTTGTCATTGTTTCAGATGACCATAAAGCAGAGTCATGA
- the LOC108474132 gene encoding tubulin gamma-1 chain isoform X2: MPREIITLQVGQCGNQIGMEFWKQLCLEHGISKEGILEDFATQGKGVEEDIMDMIDREADGSDSLEGFVLCHSIAGGTGSGMGSYLLEALNDRYSKKLVQTYSVFPNQMETSDVVVQPYNSLLTLKRLTLNADCVVVLDNTALNRIAVERLHLSNPTFAQTNSLVSTVMSASTTTLRYPGYMNNDLVGLLASLIPTPRCHFLMTGYTPLTVERQANVIRKTTVLDVMRRLLQTKNIMVSSYARTKEASQAKYISILNIIQGEVDPTQVHESLQRIRERKLVNFIEWGPASIQVALSRKSPYVQTAHRVSGLMLASHTSIRHLFSKCLSQYEKLRKKQAFLDNYRKFPMFADNDLSEFDESRDIIESLVDEYKACESPDYIKWGMEDPDNLTGEGNASGTLDPKLAV; encoded by the exons atgcCGAGAGAAATCATAACACTGCAGGTGGGACAATGCGGGAACCAGATCGGAATGGAGTTTTGGAAACAGCTCTGCCTCGAACACGGCATcagtaaagaaggcattcttgAAGATTTCGCTACTCAg GGAAAGGGTGTTGAAGAGGATATAATGGACATGATTGACAGAGAAGCTGATGGAAGTGATAGTCTTGAGGGTTTTGTTCTCTGTCATTCGATTGCTGGAGGGACAGGCTCAG GTATGGGTTCCTATCTGTTGGAGGCTCTGAATGACCGCTACAGCAAGAAGCTGGTTCAGACTTATAGTGTATTTCCTAACCAGATGGAGACAAGTGATGTGGTGGTCCAGCCGTACAACTCACTTTTGACACTCAAACGACTAACGTTAAATGCTGATTGTGTTGTTGTTCTTGACAATACTGCACTCAATAGAATTGCTGTAGAACGTTTACATCTAAGTAATCCTACATTTGCTCAAACAAATTCTTTGGTTTCCACTGTGATGTCTGCAAGCACAACTACATTGCGGTATCCAGGGTATATGAACAACGATTTGGTTGGTCTTCTTGCCTCTTTAATTCCAACCCCAAGATGTCATTTTCTTATGACAGGTTACACACCACTTACAGTGGAGCGCCAG GCCAATGTGATTCGCAAAACTACTGTCCTTGATGTTATGAGAAGACTTCTCCAG ACAAAAAATATTATGGTTTCCTCTTATGCGCGCACAAAAGAAGCTAGCCAAGCAAAGTATATCTCCATACTGAATATCATTCAAGGGGAAGTAGATCCTACTCAG GTGCATGAAAGTTTACAAAGGATTCGTGAAAGAAAGCTAGTAAATTTTATTGAATGGGGTCCTGCAAGTATTCAG GTTGCTCTTTCTAGAAAGTCCCCATATGTCCAGACTGCCCATAGG GTGAGTGGTCTTATGCTAGCAAGTCATACCAGTATCCGACACCTCTTCAGCAAATGTTTGAGCCAGTATGAGAAGTTGAGAAAGAAGCAAGCATTTCTTGACAATTATCGGAAGTTCCCAATGTTTGCT GACAATGACCTTTCTGAGTTTGATGAATCAAGGGACATAATTGAAAGTTTGGTTGACGAATACAAGGCTTGTGAGTCACCAGATTATATCAAATGGGGAATGGAG GATCCTGACAATTTAACTGGAGAAGGAAATGCCTCAGGAACACTGGATCCGAAATTGGCTGTGTGA